The Sphingobium sp. JS3065 genome includes a region encoding these proteins:
- the cobA gene encoding uroporphyrinogen-III C-methyltransferase: MAETPPALIHLVGAGPGDPELLTLRAARLIGEAEVIVHDGLVSTEILALASPHAELISVAKKRSRHSVPQDGINALLVELAQAGRKVVRLKGGDPFIFGRGGEEMEACRDAGVPVEIVPGISAAIGCAAQAQLPLTHRDAASAVTFVAGQCKGLTDQDWSGLAGAGRTLVIYMGVATAADIADKLIADGVSPGIPVAVLENGTRADMRTLRTLLADLGNMMAREKVKSPALIVVGEVAAYALAQDVLAGWAAQMNNGAEMLS; this comes from the coding sequence ATGGCTGAAACTCCACCTGCCCTTATCCATCTTGTCGGCGCGGGTCCGGGCGACCCGGAACTGCTGACCTTGCGCGCCGCGCGCCTGATCGGAGAGGCGGAGGTGATCGTGCATGACGGGCTGGTTTCGACCGAGATATTGGCGCTCGCCTCTCCGCATGCTGAGCTGATCTCGGTCGCCAAGAAGCGCAGCCGCCATTCCGTGCCGCAGGATGGGATCAACGCCCTGCTGGTCGAACTGGCGCAGGCGGGGCGGAAAGTCGTGCGGCTGAAGGGCGGCGATCCCTTCATCTTCGGGCGCGGCGGCGAAGAGATGGAGGCCTGCCGCGACGCAGGCGTTCCGGTCGAGATCGTGCCGGGGATCAGCGCGGCCATCGGCTGCGCGGCGCAGGCGCAATTGCCCCTTACCCATCGCGATGCGGCGAGCGCCGTGACCTTCGTCGCGGGCCAATGCAAGGGGCTGACCGATCAGGACTGGTCGGGATTGGCGGGCGCGGGCCGCACGCTCGTCATCTATATGGGCGTGGCGACGGCGGCGGACATCGCCGACAAGCTGATCGCGGACGGCGTGTCGCCGGGAATTCCGGTGGCGGTGCTGGAAAACGGCACACGCGCCGACATGCGGACCCTGCGCACCTTGCTGGCCGATCTGGGCAACATGATGGCGCGGGAAAAGGTCAAGAGTCCGGCGCTGATCGTGGTGGGTGAAGTGGCGGCCTATGCGCTGGCGCAGGATGTGCTGGCGGGTTGGGCCGCGCAGATGAACAATGGGGCGGAGATGCTTTCGTGA
- the astD gene encoding succinylglutamate-semialdehyde dehydrogenase: MSATLTSMEPATGALLWQGTASDVEAEVARARDAWPKWAAQPIAYRIETLRRFVNVVRANEEALADLIARETGKPLWDARTEVTAVMNKVDISVAAFSERTGQRRLEAAMGARQSVRHKPHGVMAVLGPYNFPAHLPNGHIIPALLAGNAVLFKPSEKTPAVGEMLVRFYHEAGVPEDAVRLVLGGPDEGKALAAHPDVGGVLFTGSAQTGIAINRQFAANPGKILALEMGGNNPIVAWDTADIASAAVLIVQSAFLSSGQRCTAASRLIVKEELADTLIAEVKRLADRLIIDHPHADPAPYMGPVIDNQAADQLTESFLYLMSNGGRPIKHMVRTAKGLPFLTPAIIDVTAMAERPDIELFGPLLQVIRVPDFESAIREANNTRYGLSAALVGGSPEQYNQFWANIRAGIVNWNRPTNGASSSAPFGGIGISGNHRPSAYYAADYCAYPVVSVEIEQPRASIGVGLKDIDTGAMGD, translated from the coding sequence ATGTCCGCCACGCTGACTTCGATGGAACCCGCCACTGGTGCTCTTTTGTGGCAGGGGACTGCCAGCGACGTGGAGGCGGAAGTCGCCCGCGCCCGCGACGCCTGGCCCAAATGGGCCGCGCAGCCCATCGCCTACCGCATCGAAACGCTGCGCCGCTTCGTCAATGTCGTGCGCGCCAATGAAGAGGCGCTGGCCGACCTGATCGCGCGGGAAACCGGCAAGCCGCTGTGGGATGCGCGCACCGAAGTCACGGCGGTGATGAACAAGGTCGACATTTCCGTCGCCGCCTTTTCGGAACGGACCGGGCAAAGGCGGCTGGAAGCAGCCATGGGCGCGCGCCAGTCGGTCCGGCACAAGCCCCATGGCGTGATGGCGGTGCTGGGGCCGTATAATTTCCCGGCGCATCTGCCCAACGGACATATCATCCCTGCGCTGCTGGCGGGCAACGCCGTGCTGTTCAAGCCGTCGGAAAAGACGCCCGCCGTGGGCGAGATGCTGGTGCGCTTCTACCATGAAGCGGGCGTGCCGGAGGATGCCGTGCGCCTGGTGCTGGGCGGGCCGGATGAAGGCAAGGCGCTGGCCGCGCACCCCGATGTGGGCGGCGTGCTGTTCACCGGATCGGCGCAGACCGGCATCGCCATCAACCGGCAGTTCGCGGCCAATCCGGGAAAGATATTGGCGCTCGAAATGGGCGGCAACAATCCTATCGTCGCCTGGGACACGGCCGACATCGCCAGCGCGGCGGTGCTGATCGTGCAATCCGCCTTCCTGTCGAGCGGGCAGCGCTGCACGGCGGCGAGCAGGCTGATCGTCAAGGAAGAGTTGGCCGACACGCTGATCGCGGAGGTCAAGAGGCTGGCCGACCGGCTGATCATAGACCATCCCCATGCCGACCCCGCGCCCTATATGGGGCCGGTGATCGACAATCAGGCGGCGGATCAACTGACCGAGAGTTTCCTTTACCTGATGAGCAACGGCGGCAGGCCGATCAAGCATATGGTCCGCACGGCCAAGGGACTGCCCTTCCTGACTCCGGCGATCATAGACGTGACCGCCATGGCGGAACGGCCGGATATCGAATTGTTCGGGCCTTTGCTGCAGGTCATCCGCGTGCCGGATTTCGAATCGGCGATCAGGGAGGCGAACAACACCCGCTATGGGCTGTCGGCGGCGCTGGTCGGCGGATCGCCGGAGCAATATAACCAGTTCTGGGCCAATATCCGTGCGGGGATCGTCAACTGGAACCGGCCGACCAATGGCGCTTCTTCATCCGCGCCCTTCGGCGGCATCGGGATTTCGGGCAACCATCGCCCAAGCGCCTATTATGCGGCGGACTATTGCGCCTATCCGGTGGTTTCGGTGGAGATCGAACAGCCCCGCGCATCCATTGGCGTGGGATTGAAGGACATCGACACCGGCGCGATGGGGGATTGA
- a CDS encoding DUF2849 domain-containing protein, which produces MKILTGNDLGTGDVIWWAGDGWSRQVGDSVDVGDKGDELARAEEAALRVVGAYVIDATVDEEGVRPAHIKDRIRALGPTVRPDLTLKPNNADAGNWVI; this is translated from the coding sequence GTGAAGATTTTGACCGGCAATGACCTGGGCACCGGGGACGTGATCTGGTGGGCGGGCGACGGCTGGTCGCGGCAGGTCGGCGATTCCGTCGACGTGGGCGACAAGGGCGACGAACTGGCGCGGGCGGAGGAAGCCGCGCTGCGCGTCGTCGGCGCCTATGTGATCGACGCGACCGTCGATGAGGAGGGCGTGCGCCCCGCGCATATCAAGGACCGCATCCGCGCCCTGGGGCCGACCGTGCGCCCCGACCTGACGCTGAAACCGAATAACGCCGACGCCGGCAACTGGGTGATCTGA